Proteins encoded by one window of Glycine soja cultivar W05 chromosome 15, ASM419377v2, whole genome shotgun sequence:
- the LOC114385994 gene encoding uncharacterized protein LOC114385994 yields the protein MKVLLGAHDVWEMVEKGYKEPQNETSLSQAQNESFKDSRKRDKKALFLIYQALDYDVFENISYATSAKEAWDKLQTSHKREDKVKKVGLKTLRGEFKSLHMKQFESISDYFSRTLSFSNQLKRNGEKLEDVRIMENILHSLDPKFEHIVVTIEGTKDIEIMTVEQLQGSLQAYEDKHKKKQEVTEQLFKMQLNETEESQGNEKSQ from the coding sequence ATGAAAGTCCTTCTTGGAGCACATGATGTTTGGGAAATGGTTGAAAAAGGCTATAAGGAGCCGCAAAATGAGACTTCACTATCCCAAGCACAAAATGAGAGTTTTAAGGATTCAAGAAAGAGAGACAAGAAAGCTCTCTTCCTCATCTATCAAGCATTAGATTATGATGTGTTCGAGAATATTTCTTATGCAACATCTGCTAAGGAAGCATGGGATAAGCTTCAAACCTCTCACAAAAGAGAAGACAAAGTAAAAAAGGTAGGTCTCAAAACTCTAAGAGGTGAGTTCAAATCCTTACATATGAAACAGTTCGAGTCCATTTCAGATTATTTTTCAAgaactctttctttttcaaatcaACTAAAAAGAAATGGTGAGAAGTTAGAAGATGTTAGAATTATGGAGAACATACTACACTCATTAGATCCCAAATTTGAGCACATTGTTGTGACAATCGAGGGAACCAAAGATATAGAAATCATGACGGTAGAACAACTTCAAGGATCCTTGCAAGCTTATGAGGATAAGCATAAGAAGAAGCAAGAGGTCACCGAGCAACTCTTCAAGATGCAATTGAATGAGACGGAAGAAAGTCAAGGAAATGAAAAAAGTCAATGA